The segment GGAGACATTTATGTACAAGGGGAAAGCAACAGTCTGTTTGATTCACTCAGACAACAGTAGTACTCATAAACAAGATACATAAGTTAGCAGCAACAGAAAATGATCTAAAAACACCGTGATCATGGTCCAACAAGAAATGATAAGCACATCAAAAAATGCAAAATGCACAAAGCACACAGCTCTTGGTCCTATTTTCAGGAAACAGGAAACATTGGGTCAGTCATCTACTTCACAACAACAATTTGCGGCAACTTCTGATTTCATCGCCACGCTTCGATCCGTTCAACCTTTGAGTTTATCCTGCTCACAATGCTCGCACCTTTTGATTTCTCAGATGCTGGAGCAGCACGTGTTCCAAACTGCGCCTTGCCCTTTCTAGTCCTCCTACTATTGAGGCTACGGCTCCCTTTGCCTTGAAGTAAGTTCATAGCTGTAGCACGGGGAGCAGCGGCAGCTGCTGCCAGAGCAGGTTGGGAGCAACTAGTAGAGCCCTCTGTCTCCATGCTCGTTAGGGCTACATTTTCCGGGCAACTGGAATCCGCAAATTTTCCTTCAGCAAGATTGGTCTTATTAGGTTTCTCTTCAGTGCTGTGCACGGGACTGTTCAGAAGGGGCTCCTCGCTGACGAAAGAGGGACGCCTGGATCCTTCGTCAGGGTGAGAATCAAGTGAGAGGCCGGTGGTCTGGTGTCCATTTTCATCAGACGGGTCCTTCTGAGGAAGAGACAAATCATCCAGATCAGACTCTTCTCTATCCTTGAGGGTTTTTTGTATTAGCATCTTAAGAAAATTCATCACTTGTACTGCATACATCAATGCAGTCAAGGGATCTGCCATCTGCATTACATGTGTGACAACAGTTAGAATCCACCTAATGAAATATCAGTACCATGATCGCAATAGGATAACACACTACCTGAGTCATATTTGGTGCAAAAACCATGGCAATATTGCGCGCATTCATCTTGTTTATTTGCTCTTCTTGGACAACATCAGCCATCAAATTAACAGCCCAGTCTAGTAAGGCTGCTTCAGTTGGTGGAAGGCATTTGGCAACACGAGCACAGTCCTCTTCAGACTGGCATTGCATCACCTGTTCAGGTGGGATTGAGTCCAGCACCCCACTCGGGAGTTCCCTAAACCAGGCCTGGAAAACATGCGAAAATATATATGGGGTGGGAATACACCTTTGTTATCAAATTTGTGTGACCGCACCTATAACTGCTTCCAAAAGCAAAGATTAGATTCTGCAACAGAATATTGCTGACAGCACAGCCTCAATTTTGTATGTGTTGACGAAtaataaattgtgaaaaaaatcTTTCTAAATGAAAAGGACATGATCAGGTTCCATAGGAAGTAAGTCTGGATTCTCTGCcaggtgtttttctttttgtgaaatTCCACTAGTTCAGTACAGACAATAATCAACAGCTCTCTAAGTATTGTACATGTGATTAGGATACTGGTGATGTCAATGGAATCACATAATTCAAAATAATAGAAAGAAGCTTACTTTGATTAGACCTGCCAAACAGTGGACATCAATACCCTCTGGCACGATCCCACCATTTAATTGGTCTCTCACAAGCTCTTCTTGGCTATTCTCTGCATTTATGCGAAAAATACCTTCTGCCTGCAAAGTACAAACAAAGACACTGATTAAAACACAAACAGTAACCAATTTAAATAGTTTTAAAATCAATTAAAATCTAACAAGCCATACCCGAAGACCGCCTTGTTCATAAAGACGTCTTTGCATCATCAAGAGAATTGTTGGGACACTGTTTCCTCTGGAATCATAGGAGCACTGCATCGATTCTGTTGAAACTCCAAAGACACTTGCACTGCAAGTAAAGTTTTAATCAGCTCACAATCTCGGATGctaaatcaaacaaaaattaaGCATAATCGATATTGCTCAAAATTCCATATTATCAGTGCAAATAGGTTAAGTTTGCAAAACTTGTCGTAGAATCAACCTAATGTATGAAAACAAGAGCTGAAGAGCATTTGTCAATAAGGTCAAGGCATATTTTTAAGAAACATATTTAACAATTTATATGGTACATAAAAACATTGTTCAAATTCTTATGAGTTATATCAACCTACTTACAAATCTTTGCACCAAAATAAAAGACATGCATAAATGTTGCATTATCAGTAAGGTTGTTAAAATACTACTTCCGTATTGCTTAGCTTAACCCAAGCAATAAATTGTCCCAGggaacattttctttttcaggagCTTTGCTCGTTTCATGTTCTCCAACTATTGACTGAGCACCAACTTTATGATACAATTTTATTGACCTTCTACCAGCAATTCTTCAGTTTGAAGACTACATGTAGGTGTTTGTGCCGCTTTATCTTCTTTTGAAGACACTAGGTTCCCTTTCTTCCATAAAGTAGAAACTGGATAAACAACCGTTTTATCTATTCTTTTTAGATTTTGTAGTCTAATGACCTGGGACTCCCAACAGAATATTTTTCATTTCCCTTATTGTATCTGCTGTTTTCCTAGTATAGATGTATAGGAGTAAGTCAGAAATgacagcaaagaaaaaaaatcaatatttcaAGCAACTCAAGTTCAAAACGCAAAACAAACACATGTAGACAAATGAAAATGAAAGTACAAATGTGAATGGATCATCCAATTAATATGGCGTGTATCATTAGTCAAACATGACACTTTCTCATAGCTTTCTAATAACAGGTGATGCCATGatccttttttatatatatattccaatgTCAATCAACAGAATTCCTAGGACAATTTCTTCTGGTATGGTGTTTAATTAAAGGTGTCGTTTTCCTTCTTACTAGATTCGGTTGATGAAAGATAATCATATGCATACCTTTTAAGCTCTAGCCCATGAATATTGATGGGTTAAATTGGTGTGCTTGCTTATGAGTCAGGACCACAATTATTGATGGGTTAAAGGAACAGGAAAGAAATACTACCGCTGTAAACGCCAGGATGAAGGAGCAGGCAAACCACATGCTACTATTACTAAGTAAATACCTTTAATAAGGTAAATATAacagtaatttttttctctaacaCATGATCTAATTGATTTACAACAAACTACCACTACAACGGTCCAACCAGCCTTATTTGTTAGTAGAAAAAACAACAGTTTGATTACAGTACCATTTATAATTGAAGGTATTTTTTCCACCCAAGTTTTACAAGGTAGTAAGCAGCTACAGAAAAATCATGCGATGCCATCAAAAAACAGTACATCTGAAGACATGATTGGACCATTATTAATGAGTGATGGAGAAAAATGTGGCACACACACTTCATCTACATTTCTAGAGTGGTGGTCCGAAGCCTAACCCCAATCATCAAGACATGCACATTTTGTCTACCACGGTTCAAATGCAGCAAAGGTTATAAAGTCTACCAACACAAAGACCAAAACCAAACGGAGTATAATACACAAATTTAATTCAAACAGAATTTAAAACTCCACctagaaaacataaaaaatgtcTTTCTACCAATTCAGATGAAAGCGGCACAGTCGCACAGAGTTTTTAATAAAcaaataacttttcttttaccACAACCGAAACAAAAACCATACTTTGCAAACACCAATGCAACCTAAATTTAGGAAACAGCTCAAATTTCTTCTTTAAGAACAACTTGTTTGAAGCCAACACTATTTAAATTAGAGGACTCTTAACATTTCTGCAACAATTCATATCAAAACTCCAGCAGAAATGCAAACAATGACACCCAAAAAAAGGTTTACCACTTTTTTGAACACAGAAAATTAAACCTGAACTACAAACTGAATGACCTGAAACTCTGAAGaattcacacaaaaaaaggTTTACCACTTTTGAACACAGAAAATTAAACCTGAACTACAAACTGAATGACCTGAAACTCTGAagaattcaaacaaaaaaggTTTACCACTTTTTGAACACAGAAAATTAAACCTGAACTACAAACTGAATGGCCTGAAACTCTGAAGAATTCAGCTCCTAGTGATGAACAGACCTCGCACTGGGAGCGCGGCGGGGCACCTCGGGCTCGAACTCCACGGGGAGCCCGAGGAATCCATGGAACCTATCGAAGGTGACGTGCGCCACGTGCTGCACGTCCGTCGGCCACCCTATCTCcatcccttcgccgccgccgccgtcctccgcgctGCACCCGAGCAGCGACTTCCGCAGCAGCGCGAGCAGCAGCGCCAAGAACgaccactcctcctcctcctcctctgattctcctccctcttcctcgcGCCGTTCTTGGATTCCCAAGCTTCCTGTAGATCCCGGGCTGCTGCCGCTaccgctgcttcttcttcttgggagCACGTCGCCATCGGAGGTGGCTAAATAACgcagtgaggaggaggaggaggaggaggaggagcggcttgCGGGTGAAGCGAGGTTGGTCGGGCCCCGGAAGAGCGCCACCTCCGCCATTGCTTTGCTTccacctttttttctcttctctcggcTCTAATCCTCCGCTAATGATGCGCTATAATCTGGTGGGGATTTCTCGCGATTTCTTTCTTCGGATTGGTGGAGTGGGCCAAGAAATGATGGATTCCTCTCCTGGTGGTGGAGTTCTTGGTGGCGAATTGCTCCAATTCAGGGTCGATTTCTATCGATTTCTCCCTTGTATTCTTGCTTCCGATTGGGATTTGTCGTGGGAAGGGGGATTGGTTGCGGTGGTGCGCGTGGTCCAAATCCACTCCACCACGAACGAAGTggacagaaaagaaaagaaaaaagaaagaaagggttTTTAGCACCCGAAAAAGATCCAAATTTTTTAAGTGGGAAAAGAACAAAATCGGTGCAGCTGTTTGGTGCGAGCGAGAGAATGGAATTGGATTGAGGTGGAGTTGGATTGAAGGGAGGGTTAGTTAGTGCTGGGCTGGGTGTGATGGGTTCAtcatctcctcttcctcttcctcttagGCTATAGCCATGGATGCATcgttgatgacgatgatggccATGGCTCTAGCTTCCCATTCACTCTATTTAAGCTTTGCCATTGAAGAAGGTGAGAGAAGCTACTCTCTATTACGAATTTttaagctgttttttttttttttttgaattggcAACAAAGATCTGGGGCCCTGTGAGATTGGGAATTTGTTAGTCAAGGGATTAGATTAACCAGCTCATTGCCGTGATGTTACATTGTTACGTGCATCTGCCTTGCACTGTACTTGACTGGAATTTAACTGAATGTTAGGTATTctggtttttttcctttctgaGCCCACCAAACACCATGGTTGGAAAGGCTTTTTGCTCTCTTTTTCTTACTAACTTTTAGGGACAATTCGTgcgatatatataaaaaaaaataacttttaggAGCAATTCGTGCTTGTCCTAGTAAAATTTGTGACAGCAGAATGCATATTTTCTAACTGGAATCTCGAATGTAGGAGTTCGCAGGGATTCGGTTCAGATGAAATTCAGGTTTTGTTCTTCAGACTTGCATCAAATTTGCTGCAAATTGCTTGATGAATTGggttgataataaaatatacagTATTCAAATGCCCCTGCTCCATCATTCTTTGTACCAGATTCCCATTGATGGCGGCGTGTTAAATTTACACGTACTCAAAGGAATCCAGCATAGGAAAATGCAGTACACTCGAGCTGAAGCAAAGCAACCTCTCTTCCATCTTACTAATAAATTCCATGTTCTTCAGCAACTGTTCATCAGTAGTTCAGTACAGCTCACTGACTGCACAGATAAGCTCAAGATCAAATTTGGAAGCCATTTTTGTAACCTTtactccatcccaaaatttGTGAACCCATTTTTATTACTGTCAGCACATCTTCATCGTTTGCTCTTTCAGCTTATCAAGCACAACCAAATCCTAAattttactctctccgtttcataatgtaagtcattctaccatTTTCCACAATGAtattatatgtctagattcacctagatttattaacatcaatataaatgtgggaaatgttagaataacttacattgtgaaacggatgaagtaaatCTTAACTTTAGAGTTGAGTAGTTgactttgaattttttttatataatttattatttagtgttggcttttaagtcactaagGGCATCCACAGTGTAGTCTAAAactagtccataagcaataaaATATTCAATTCAACCACCTAACCACATTGTGGAACTAGTTCATAGCAAGAAAATAGCAAAAACCACCCATAAGTATATGGgctacccatatagaataaatatgttatttatctctatttcctctctcctcctaatACTAGTtgctatctatatacattgtgaagaaAGCAATAGTTATAGTCcatatatgtgggtcccatctatatggactatttttgctatatatattgttgttgCCTAAGAAGATATAAGATATATTCATATTACTGTCAAAAAGAACATTTCCAATATTAagcaatatcaaaattttggtaaattgcTAGCATCACCAAGTTTTGATAAAATATGCTAAATATGATGTTGCAAAAATTACTTAGGCATTACCAAtgtttggtaacaaactaaatgcaTCTATATGTTTATCAATTTTACCcagaaaaaaatatggtttaaaatgacaAAAACCTATTACCTAATCATGctcgtatataaaagtttaccTCAGAAATTATATTGTTATCGTTAATAAATGTTACGGTTTATAATCAGACGTGGGCAAAACGATGAGATTGAACAGACACCATGGCCAATGCTACTATTGGTTGCATAATAAATGTGAGTTTTTTCAGGTAGGGGAAGACAAGATCTGCCAGGCCATTAACAAGAGAAATGAAGAAGGGGATGTAGGACTGAAGGCCACCAGTGCAGTGCACCACCCCCCACTGTGTTTTGGTTGGGACAAGATCTGCTGCCTCATTAACAAGAGAGATGAACAGGACATTGGATTCTCCTGCACATCACGTGCTGGGCATGTGTTTAGCCTCAGAACTTGCAGTTGCTTCAACAATGGATCACCAAAAATACCAGGTGATAGTCAGATAAAACACTTCAAATTCATATTTAGATTTTTGCAGTTGCATTTTAAAAAAGTGCTATACATTTCGGTAACCAGTCTGGCCTAGGAGACTGGTATTTTAAAACCTTGTCTTGAACGCAGCAACAGGGTTCCTAGTTTTAGAGGCAATTTAAGCTTCTTGCCTAGAGGACGTATGATTTAAATTTGCCAGCCTATACGTACTACCCTAACAGCTAACACTAACAGTGGCATTTCTAAATCTCAAGCTGGGGTTTTGCCAAATAGTAATTCGCTAATTAATACGCCAGCAAATTGAAAGTCGATGCGTTTAATCCTTGACAAACCAGCATGCTCTCGCGTGTGGATCAAGCTTTGGAAGAACATTCTGTTGTTTGGTGGGAATGGGGCAGGAGTCAAAAAGAGGAACAGATTGTCACACATGTACAATTGTAGGGCAGCACAAATGTACTCTAATGGCACTTACTTACTTTCAATGTTTACGGCTGCTCTGCtaatgttttcacttttcagAAGTTGGGCACAATCACCTTTGGTTGAAAAACAGTGGCATACCTTTTGCCAAAACATTGTCCTAGCTTTAAAGGTCATTTGCTATGTAGGTTCCTGTTTTTAATTAAGGTTGTGAGAAGAAATGACTCAACGTGATAGATTGGATTAATCGCAGAGCATGTACATATATAGGTCACGTCCTTTCATAACCACTCGATAGCTTTATAGCAACAAAATCAGGAGGATAAAGAGTTGTGCCCTCTAAAATTTACAGTACCATTCATATAACCCCTAAACTAGTGTTTGTCTAATTTTACATattcttttaataattttagCAACATGAAATGTGTATGGAAGTTATGAAAACAAATTgaagatatgttttttttcaccGGTTTTATAGGAATACACACATTTGAAAGAACTGATTAAAATATACCATCATTGCAGAGCAAAGATACGAACTCATGGCAGACGCCTGAGTTCGCAGATTAGGGATGCGAAATCATGGACACACATGTGAGTCTGCTCAACGGGGACTAGGGAGCATCCCCGCTCCACGAGTTCACAGTGCTACGGACCGTTCTCGCTACTTCATTATTGCGCGAGTTCGCTTTTCTCCCTGCAAACACCGCGAACACATCATGAGTTCGCACACTTACCGTGCGAACCCATGATGACATCACGAACATGTCACGAGTTCCCGCACCGACCATGCAAACTCGCTGCAAGTTCGCATCTCTGCTCTACAACAGCAATATACTTCTTGCAATTCGTTCAAAACGtgtatattttgataaaaaggTATATTTTCATATTCTTTTCTTGAAGATATGTACCAAAATCTTcatttatctctctctctctctccctgatTATTGAGGACATATATAATGCTAGTATGACGCAACACAATAAGATATAATTTGAG is part of the Oryza glaberrima chromosome 12, OglaRS2, whole genome shotgun sequence genome and harbors:
- the LOC127757454 gene encoding rho GTPase-activating protein 4-like, translating into MAEVALFRGPTNLASPASRSSSSSSSSSLRYLATSDGDVLPRRRSSGSGSSPGSTGSLGIQERREEEGGESEEEEEEWSFLALLLALLRKSLLGCSAEDGGGGEGMEIGWPTDVQHVAHVTFDRFHGFLGLPVEFEPEVPRRAPSASASVFGVSTESMQCSYDSRGNSVPTILLMMQRRLYEQGGLRAEGIFRINAENSQEELVRDQLNGGIVPEGIDVHCLAGLIKAWFRELPSGVLDSIPPEQVMQCQSEEDCARVAKCLPPTEAALLDWAVNLMADVVQEEQINKMNARNIAMVFAPNMTQMADPLTALMYAVQVMNFLKMLIQKTLKDREESDLDDLSLPQKDPSDENGHQTTGLSLDSHPDEGSRRPSFVSEEPLLNSPVHSTEEKPNKTNLAEGKFADSSCPENVALTSMETEGSTSCSQPALAAAAAAPRATAMNLLQGKGSRSLNSRRTRKGKAQFGTRAAPASEKSKGASIVSRINSKVERIEAWR